The following coding sequences lie in one Variovorax terrae genomic window:
- a CDS encoding type IV pilin protein, whose amino-acid sequence MKKHDKNSGFTLVELMIVVAIIGILAAVAYPSYVKQIEKGRRNECRAGLLRTMQQQERYFTQQNTYVAFTAGATSAPMAAFSGDGLAKSACTISAQACGSDALTACIQLTATPRQADSSINYLYFDSRNNKQCDLKSNAGTKVADTTICWP is encoded by the coding sequence ATGAAAAAACACGACAAGAACTCAGGCTTCACATTGGTAGAACTCATGATTGTGGTGGCCATCATCGGGATCCTGGCTGCGGTGGCCTACCCAAGTTACGTCAAGCAGATCGAGAAAGGTCGGCGCAACGAATGCCGGGCGGGTTTGTTGCGCACCATGCAGCAGCAGGAGCGTTATTTCACGCAGCAAAACACCTACGTGGCTTTCACTGCTGGGGCGACGTCTGCGCCCATGGCCGCATTTTCCGGTGACGGCCTGGCAAAAAGCGCCTGCACCATTTCGGCCCAGGCATGCGGCAGCGACGCCCTGACGGCCTGCATCCAATTGACGGCAACGCCGAGGCAGGCCGACTCCAGCATCAATTACCTCTACTTCGATAGCCGCAACAACAAGCAGTGCGACTTGAAGAGCAATGCCGGAACCAAGGTCGCGGATACGACGATATGCTGGCCATGA
- a CDS encoding PilC/PilY family type IV pilus protein yields MRKLIHNPRVWISGALVGLGILIGYHVVAQSTGTPTIDFDNGPLVSTKQPANVVLALSVEYPTSGGAYKDAAYDSSKEYIGYFNSQRCYDYPGYGTVRTSANFSAGTDFFTPTGDADGSHRCNMGSAGTGFSGNYLNYATMSAPDILRLALTGGDRGIDEQTRTVLDRGTTAAPWRRALNAADVASATPFSNNASVYAYNCNDQVVFTTNSGKGCDAPSLTDTTDLRPIVASSTTASGTTTATPTFPPMQSIGTTWTDTGAYTTTVPTMGPSTLVTLYTQTFSAGKAVLSLTIPPLGPLENGGTTDQGVKSTTYVLNGTATSAAPTSYGTDKDRTIQGYYWTGQTTTTTPIAAAESPAVIRGYVPDGTTSTVVPPAAAESPAVIRGYVVTGTTTTAPTAAEIAANEPGGPIIRGYLWTASGLYSRDYQGNGAPNTTTTAPYGTGTGNRYVCTDTASPRIIRFSSTTGSNSTTSAGSSSNITTKFCTDQGLSWANLNSTALKTVYINYSQGAPYYNDYTPFYRDYVPYYRTYAPYYKNYDQQLWYLTYSSYQKYKIYIEQAVWNVYTQTGRAVVKPRALVCDDIEGPSRLVTYGSGTSDSYNYCTKYVFNGTVGYKPEGQVQQKSESLRVSVFSYLMDNSGTRYGGVLRAPMKYVGPNRYTTAGVLESNPEREWNPATGVFITKPINDSVSTSYTYTGVINYLNRFGKSGTYKTIDPTGELWYESLRYLQGLPPTVSATASITEAMKDGYPVYTSWTDPLTSACQINNYIMGIGDTNTHYARSMPGVTRAEQTTMFNEGSTPFDFAYPTANTINGSTTGVNAHTWTQVIDSFERNNAGKVYTDPRGNSRAANGNPAPNSALGNLDTTATGSGSHDSYHWAGMSYWANTQVIRQDVLGGITTDKVRVKTFMIDVDENNRGSIDSNIKATSYYLAGKYGYFTDSEQDGSPFSGSSASSKWADSSGAPKGYVLASQPQRLVAGIKQFFDDSSRTGSSFATVATSSDQLKATDPQGNQFAPSFVPGEWSGTVKKLGISLNTTTFAIAGDPTVVWDAGAILTSASRDTGVVAAPKVKPADRNIIAYLQGTSESLSSAATFTYAGMGNGASLPASFNQVPYTTPSVTDSLGQVRLDYLRGDRTKELDDTFRSRVSVMGDIINSGPQYKAGANPTITSDDYTAYFNAKKSRTPVIYTGANDGMLHAFRADNGQELFAYIPGPVLPRLPRLTSKGYIHELFVDAVPVIDEAKTSTGWKTILASGMGGGAQGVFALDVSDPLNFTKEKVLFEFTDKDDPAMGNVLSSPKFVKMRVAGSSPASYKYYLMVSSGYNNYKNDGAGRYTTSSDQAVFFLDLNKAPGANWSENSNYFKVVLPAASSTVANGLGGVGAYYGSAQEAVEFFVGDLQGNVWKIAFPDGISSSKISSAVYTNNASVKKPLFTARDGTTGTAAAQPITTAPVVSAYPGGGKMVVFGTGRLLEAPDRSSTSQQTIYGVWDSGLTTAAGYNLTRADLSANAYITATQSVTVSTQTYSVATGAKRGWYMDLKYSSERIVISPPLSSGIAYFTSSIPPASQCTDNGVSYHYPLATSNGAKIGNILGGDAYYGRAVPLDIDTSTTTLSSYSDRNVSGRRVATKKAGVIVPGQDGKLISSTVDVQYLTAGRVYWREVRDIYSVSTNR; encoded by the coding sequence CCCGGCTACGGCACCGTGCGTACCAGTGCCAACTTTAGTGCCGGCACCGATTTTTTCACACCGACCGGCGACGCCGATGGCAGCCACCGTTGCAATATGGGCAGCGCCGGTACCGGCTTCAGCGGCAACTATCTGAACTACGCCACCATGAGCGCGCCCGACATCCTGCGGCTCGCGCTGACGGGTGGTGACCGCGGCATCGACGAACAGACCCGTACCGTGCTCGACCGCGGAACCACTGCGGCGCCCTGGCGCCGAGCCTTGAACGCTGCAGACGTCGCCAGCGCCACGCCCTTTAGCAACAACGCCAGTGTCTACGCCTACAACTGCAACGATCAAGTGGTTTTCACCACCAACTCAGGCAAGGGCTGCGATGCACCCAGTCTGACGGATACCACCGATCTACGCCCCATCGTCGCCAGTTCCACCACGGCCTCCGGCACCACCACGGCCACTCCAACGTTCCCACCAATGCAATCGATCGGAACGACTTGGACAGACACCGGCGCCTACACCACCACGGTGCCCACAATGGGGCCATCCACTCTGGTCACGCTTTACACGCAGACGTTCTCTGCAGGAAAAGCTGTCTTGTCACTTACCATCCCTCCACTCGGACCACTGGAAAATGGCGGGACTACTGACCAAGGGGTGAAAAGCACGACCTATGTGCTCAATGGCACGGCAACCAGCGCCGCCCCCACTTCCTATGGCACGGACAAGGATCGAACCATCCAGGGCTACTACTGGACCGGGCAAACCACCACGACGACGCCCATTGCTGCCGCAGAGTCTCCGGCCGTCATCCGAGGTTATGTGCCCGACGGCACCACCTCCACCGTCGTACCGCCAGCCGCGGCTGAGTCCCCTGCCGTCATCCGCGGCTATGTCGTGACCGGTACGACGACCACGGCGCCCACAGCTGCCGAGATCGCCGCCAATGAACCCGGCGGTCCCATCATCCGGGGCTACCTCTGGACAGCGTCCGGCCTGTATTCCCGTGACTATCAGGGTAACGGCGCGCCCAACACAACAACGACCGCACCCTACGGTACGGGCACGGGCAACCGCTATGTGTGCACAGACACGGCCTCGCCCCGGATCATCCGATTCTCGTCGACCACAGGCTCAAACTCCACGACAAGCGCGGGATCATCCAGCAATATCACCACCAAGTTCTGTACCGATCAAGGGCTAAGCTGGGCCAACCTCAATTCGACGGCGCTGAAAACCGTCTACATCAACTACAGCCAGGGTGCCCCCTACTACAACGATTACACCCCGTTCTACAGAGACTACGTCCCCTACTACAGGACCTACGCCCCGTACTACAAGAACTACGACCAGCAGCTCTGGTACCTGACCTACTCGTCCTACCAGAAATACAAGATCTATATCGAGCAAGCCGTCTGGAATGTCTATACCCAGACGGGACGAGCTGTCGTCAAGCCTCGGGCCCTGGTATGTGACGACATCGAGGGGCCGAGCCGTTTGGTCACCTATGGCTCCGGCACGTCGGACTCCTACAACTACTGTACCAAGTACGTTTTCAATGGCACCGTGGGTTACAAACCCGAAGGACAGGTTCAACAGAAGTCGGAGTCGCTGCGCGTCTCGGTGTTCTCCTATCTGATGGATAACAGCGGGACACGCTACGGCGGCGTGCTGCGTGCGCCGATGAAGTATGTGGGCCCGAACCGCTACACCACCGCCGGCGTGCTGGAATCGAACCCCGAACGAGAATGGAACCCAGCAACCGGCGTGTTCATCACCAAGCCGATCAACGACTCGGTCTCCACCTCGTACACCTATACCGGTGTCATCAACTATCTGAACCGCTTCGGCAAGTCGGGCACCTACAAAACCATCGACCCCACGGGTGAGCTGTGGTACGAGTCCCTGCGCTACCTGCAAGGCCTCCCTCCCACTGTCAGTGCCACCGCATCGATCACGGAAGCCATGAAGGACGGTTATCCGGTCTACACCAGCTGGACGGACCCGCTGACCTCAGCCTGCCAGATCAACAACTACATCATGGGCATCGGGGACACCAACACCCACTACGCTCGCAGCATGCCGGGCGTCACGCGGGCAGAACAGACCACCATGTTCAACGAAGGAAGTACCCCTTTCGACTTTGCATACCCGACAGCCAACACCATCAATGGCTCGACCACGGGCGTCAATGCACACACTTGGACCCAGGTCATCGACTCCTTCGAGCGCAACAACGCCGGCAAGGTCTACACCGACCCGCGCGGCAACAGCCGCGCGGCCAATGGAAACCCGGCCCCCAACTCGGCGCTGGGCAACCTGGACACCACCGCCACGGGTTCGGGTAGCCATGACAGCTATCACTGGGCCGGCATGTCGTACTGGGCCAATACGCAGGTCATCCGGCAGGACGTGCTAGGCGGCATCACAACGGACAAGGTACGCGTCAAGACCTTCATGATCGACGTAGACGAAAACAACCGCGGCAGCATCGACAGCAACATCAAGGCCACCAGCTACTACCTGGCCGGCAAGTACGGTTATTTCACCGACAGTGAGCAGGACGGTAGCCCCTTCAGCGGCTCATCTGCTTCCAGCAAGTGGGCTGATTCCTCAGGCGCGCCCAAGGGCTACGTGCTGGCCAGCCAGCCTCAGCGGCTGGTGGCGGGCATCAAACAGTTTTTCGACGATTCATCCCGCACGGGTAGTTCCTTTGCCACGGTGGCCACCAGTAGCGATCAGTTGAAAGCGACCGACCCCCAAGGCAATCAATTTGCGCCCAGTTTTGTTCCTGGCGAATGGTCAGGCACCGTCAAGAAACTGGGGATCAGCCTCAACACCACGACCTTTGCAATCGCGGGCGATCCTACCGTGGTGTGGGACGCTGGCGCCATTCTGACGTCTGCCTCGCGCGACACTGGCGTGGTAGCAGCGCCCAAGGTCAAACCGGCGGACCGGAATATCATCGCCTACCTGCAAGGCACATCCGAAAGCTTGTCTAGTGCCGCCACCTTCACCTATGCGGGCATGGGCAACGGAGCGAGTCTTCCCGCCTCGTTCAATCAGGTACCTTACACAACACCCTCGGTCACCGACAGTCTTGGGCAGGTCCGCCTGGACTACCTCCGGGGCGACCGGACCAAGGAACTGGATGACACCTTCAGAAGCCGGGTCAGTGTCATGGGTGACATCATCAACTCGGGCCCGCAGTACAAGGCCGGCGCCAACCCGACCATTACCAGCGACGATTACACCGCCTATTTCAACGCCAAGAAGTCACGCACACCGGTTATCTATACAGGCGCCAACGATGGCATGCTGCATGCTTTCCGTGCCGACAACGGACAGGAGTTGTTTGCTTACATTCCCGGCCCCGTGCTACCACGCCTGCCCAGACTGACCAGCAAGGGCTACATCCACGAATTGTTCGTCGATGCGGTACCCGTTATTGATGAAGCCAAGACCAGTACCGGATGGAAAACCATTCTGGCCTCCGGTATGGGAGGCGGCGCACAGGGCGTCTTTGCACTGGATGTCAGTGATCCCCTGAACTTCACCAAAGAAAAGGTCTTGTTCGAGTTCACCGACAAGGATGACCCGGCCATGGGCAATGTCCTATCCTCTCCCAAGTTCGTCAAGATGAGGGTAGCCGGCTCTTCCCCCGCGAGCTACAAGTACTACCTGATGGTGAGCAGCGGCTACAACAACTACAAGAATGACGGGGCTGGCCGCTACACCACCTCTTCGGACCAGGCGGTTTTTTTCCTCGACCTCAACAAGGCACCCGGCGCGAACTGGTCGGAGAACAGCAACTACTTCAAAGTCGTCTTGCCCGCCGCCAGCAGCACCGTGGCCAATGGACTGGGAGGCGTCGGGGCCTACTATGGGTCCGCGCAGGAAGCCGTGGAGTTCTTCGTGGGAGACCTCCAGGGCAATGTCTGGAAAATTGCCTTCCCTGACGGCATCAGCTCGAGCAAGATCTCATCGGCCGTCTACACCAACAACGCCAGCGTCAAAAAGCCCTTGTTCACCGCCCGCGACGGCACCACGGGGACTGCCGCAGCGCAGCCCATCACGACGGCGCCGGTCGTTTCCGCCTACCCCGGTGGCGGGAAGATGGTGGTGTTCGGCACTGGCCGCCTCCTGGAAGCGCCCGACCGCTCCAGCACCAGCCAGCAAACCATCTATGGCGTATGGGACAGCGGCCTGACCACGGCGGCTGGCTACAACCTGACCCGGGCGGATCTGAGTGCCAATGCCTACATCACAGCCACCCAATCCGTCACGGTATCGACCCAGACCTATTCTGTCGCCACGGGAGCCAAGCGCGGCTGGTACATGGATTTGAAATATTCTTCGGAACGGATCGTCATCAGCCCCCCACTGAGTTCCGGCATTGCCTATTTCACATCCAGCATTCCTCCGGCATCTCAATGCACGGACAATGGCGTGTCTTACCATTACCCGCTAGCCACTTCCAACGGTGCCAAGATAGGAAACATCTTGGGAGGTGACGCGTACTATGGGCGCGCCGTCCCGCTGGATATCGACACGTCCACCACCACCCTGTCCTCCTACTCGGATCGCAACGTGTCCGGCCGACGGGTCGCCACGAAGAAAGCAGGGGTTATTGTTCCCGGGCAGGATGGAAAACTCATCAGTTCCACCGTTGACGTGCAGTACCTGACGGCCGGTCGCGTGTACTGGCGAGAGGTTCGCGACATTTACTCCGTCAGCACTAACCGCTAA
- a CDS encoding GspH/FimT family pseudopilin encodes MLAMTRAPAPPQASRARALGFTLIELLMVIAIAAILMGLAAPSFRNMLLNQKLASSASNLLGDVMQARNEALAKNRRVTVQPASGTNWAAGWVVYVDLNNNGSYDSGSDTLISQSGAVHSALTITGKNGGAVPANLSFDSRGFLQGNAGTRLVFSSADTARQKHVIVYLTGRARLCDPSTANCTADT; translated from the coding sequence ATGCTGGCCATGACTCGCGCCCCAGCCCCACCTCAAGCCTCTCGTGCCAGGGCGCTGGGGTTCACGCTCATCGAGTTGCTGATGGTCATTGCGATTGCAGCCATTCTCATGGGTCTTGCCGCCCCCAGCTTCCGCAACATGTTGCTCAACCAGAAACTGGCTTCATCGGCCAGCAATCTTCTGGGAGATGTCATGCAGGCACGCAACGAAGCCCTGGCCAAGAACCGCCGCGTCACGGTGCAGCCGGCATCCGGCACGAACTGGGCGGCAGGCTGGGTGGTTTACGTGGATCTCAACAACAACGGCAGCTACGACAGCGGAAGCGACACGTTGATTTCGCAGTCAGGCGCCGTTCATTCGGCACTCACCATCACGGGAAAGAACGGCGGCGCTGTTCCAGCGAATTTGTCCTTTGACTCTCGCGGCTTTCTCCAGGGCAATGCCGGCACCCGCTTGGTATTTTCCTCTGCAGATACAGCAAGGCAAAAACACGTCATCGTGTATCTGACGGGCCGAGCCCGCCTCTGCGACCCCTCCACGGCCAATTGCACCGCCGACACCTGA